The Archangium primigenium genomic interval TCGTGACCGTCAAGGTGCTCCTGCCGGCGGAGCTGGCGTACGTGCTGGCCCATGGCGCGGAGGGGCACGCCGAGCTGGCCCGGCGCTTCTCCAAGAATGGCGAGGTGCTCCTGTCCCGGACGCGGCGGCGCGCCGTGGTGTAGCGCCGCTCACAGGGTCGCGTTGAGCTCCAGCACGGGCAGCTTGGGCGACATCACGTCCGGGTACTTGATGCCCGCGCCCGTGTTGAGCAGGAGCACGCGCTGGCCCGCGTTCAGCCAGCCGTCGCGCAGCAGCAGGCGCGCGGCACCCACCAGCGCGGCGCCCTCGGGGCAGATGAAGGCCCCCTCCTGGCGGCTGATGCGCTCCAGGCCCCACAGCGTGTCGGCGTCCGGCACCGCCACGCAGGTGCCTCCCGTCTCCCGCACCGCCTGGAGCACCAGGAAGTCCCCGAGCGCCTTGGGCACCCGGATGCCTTGCGCCACCGTGCTCGCGCCCTCCCACTTCTCCGAGACGTCCTTGCCCTCGCGGAATGCCTTCACGATGGGCTGGCACCCCTCGGCCTGCACCGCCACGAGCTTGGGGAAGCGCACGCCCTCCGGCAGCCAGCCCAGCTCCCGCATCTCCAGGAGCGCCTTGTAGATGCCGATGATGCCCACGCCGCCACCGGTGGGGTACAGGATGACGTCCGGCAGGCTCCAGCCGAGCTGCTCGGCGATCTCGTAGCCCATCGTCTTCTTGCCCTCGATCCGGTAGGGCTCCTTGAGCGTGGCGGCCTCGAACCAGCCGTGCGCCTTGGCCGAGCGCGAGACGATGGCGCCCGCGTCGGTGATCTGCCCCCGCACCATGTACGCCTGGGCCCCCACCGCCGAGGCCTCCAGCACGCTCATGGCGGGCGCGTCCGTGGGCATCACCAGGGTGACGGAGATGCCCGCGCGGGCTCCGTAGCTCGCCCAGGCCCCGCCCGCGTTGCCGTTGGTGGGCATGGCGAGCGCGGTGATGCCCAATTCCTTCGCCCGGCTCACCCCCGTGGCGGCGCCGCGCGCCTTGAAGGACGCGGTGGGGTTGAGCCCCTCGTCCTTGAGCCACAGGTCCGGCAGACCCAGCTCCGCGCCCAGCCGGGGCAGGGGAAAGAGCGGCGTCATGCCCTCGCCGAGCGTCACCAGGTTCCGATCGTCGCGCAGCGGCAACAGCTCGCGGTAGCGCCACAGCGAGGCCACGCGGCCGGCCAGGTCCGAGGGCCGCACGGCGCGCGCCACGGCCTTCAAGTCATAGCGCACGAGCAGCGGGCCGCCACAGACGCACAGGTTCTGCACCCGGTCCGCGTCATGGGTCTGCTGGCAGCGGGCGCACTCCAGATGGGACAGGAAGGACATGGTGCGCTGTCTTATCTGGGTCCGGCGCGGATCTCGAAGTCCGAGGAGAAGGTCTCCCCCGGGGCCACGTGCACGAGGCCCTCGCCCGAGCGCAGCGCGCCGCCCGGAGCCGTCCAGGGCTCCACGCAGACGAAGTCCCGGCCCCGCAGCGTCCACACGACGAGCGTCTTGAACGACGAACTCCAGGACAGCTCCACCGGGCGCAGGCCCGGGCCCCGCGAGAGCGTGGTGCGTGTCCCGGAGGGGTCCAGCACGTGCAGGTCCACCTCGGCGCCGGTGAGGTCCAGGCCCGTGTAGGGCACCGGGGCCTGTGCCTGGTTGTCCCAGGCGCGCGTGGCCGTGGTGTCCAGGCGCGTGATGGCCTTGTTCGCCTGGGGCACGTGGAAGTACGGGTGGTAGCCCAGGTGCAGGGGCATGGGCCGCGTGTCGCGGTTCTCGGCGGCGAACGTGAGGCGCAGCGCCTCGCCGGTGAGCGTCAGGGTGAGGCGGGCCTCGAAGTCCCAGGGGTACTCGGGCCGCGTCTTCTCGGAGGCCACGAGCGCGAGCACCGCCCGGTGCTTCTCGTGGGTGCGCACCTCCCAGGGCAGGTCTCGCGCGAAGCCATGCCGACGCATGGCCACGTCGCGGCCCTCCACGGGGTAGGTGCCGCCGGGGATGACGCCCGCGGCGGGGAAGAGCACGGGAATGCCCCCGCGCACGTTCTTCGTGGGGTCCGCGAGCGTGCTCGCGTCGAGGTAGAGCAGGGGCTCGCCGCCGACGTCGAAGCGACTGACGAGCGCTCCCCGCTCGGGCACGAGCTCCACCACGCTGTCGCCATCCGTGAGCACCACCATGTCATCCACCTCCTGGGCCGGGCGCGTGTCCTAGCCCAGGCGTGGACCGGGTTTCACGGCCTTCTCACTGGAGCGCGGACCACACGTCGGGCGGCAGACGGTCCGTCGAGAGGAACACCTCGGCGCAGCCGGAGCGGCCCTGGGCCATGGCCTCGCGCCGGTGGAAGGCGTCCAGCGTGGGGGCCACCGCCCGCGAGCCGCCGAACTGGAAGTCCACCTGGGTGCGGTAGTGGTTGCAGCCGGCGACCTTGCGCGGCAGCTCCGCGGTGACGTTCACGGCCAGGGGCTTGAGGCCCGAGGGCACGGAGTCATCCGGCTCGGCATGGGGCTGGCGCACGGCGTAGGGCGTGTCGCGGTACCACAGCGTCCGGCCCGGCTCGAGGCCCAGTGAGGGCAGGGCCCGCACCAGCTGGACATGGTCCACGTGGCTGCCCAGCGCCTGCGGCACGAAGACGAGGTCCGGCCGCAGCTCCTTCATCAGCGGGGCGAGCATGTCCACCAGGGGGCCCTCGATGGCGTCCTCCCGGCGCGGCGGCGTGAAGAGCGTCTCCCGGACATAACCCCGGTGGGGGGCCTCGGGCAGGTCCCCCCACACCAGCCGGTCCACGCCCATGAGCGTCGCGAAGTCCCGATCCTCCTCCCGGCGCAGCGCCATGTAGTCCACCTCCGGGGCGATGCCCTTGGACGTCTGGCACTCCAGGGCGAAGCCGGTGGGGTGGGGCACCGAGCGGGTGAAGCAGGTGACGAGCGCCACCGTCCACCCCTGGTCCTTGAGACGGGCGAGCGTGCCTCCACAGGAGAAGGCCACGTCGTCCAGGTGCGGCGAGAGGAAGAGGGCGGTGCTCATAGCAGGTGCGGCGCGCTCCGGAAGCGGCAGGAAGGATCGGCCTTCTCCGCGGTGGTCTGGGGATCGTAGAGGCCCGTCCACCCCGTGTCCGGACGGGTGCCGGTCAGGTCCGCGTAGACGTCCTGGATCTGACGGCCCACGGCCTGCCAGGAGTACAGCTCGCGCACTTCCTTGAGCGCCTGGCGCGCGAGGCGCTCGCGCAGCGCGGGCTCGTCCAGCATCCGGGCGATGGCGTCGGCCAGGGCGTCCGCGTCCTTGGGCGGCACGAGCAGCGCGTCGCGTCCGTCCTCCAGGCAGTCCACCACGCCCACCGCCCGCGTGGACACGATGGGCAGGCCCGTGGCCATGGCCTCCAGGATGGTGTTGGAGAAGCCCTCCGAGTACGTGGGCGACACGAAGAGGTCTCCCCGGCGGTAGATCTCGGGCGCGTGCTCGTAGTCGGAGTAGCCGGGCATCTCCACGCGGCCCCCGAGGCCCAGCTCGCCCACGCTGGCGCGCACCGCCTCCACGTCCGGACCGATGCCCGAGACGATGAGCTTGAGGTCGCGGCCGGAGGCCACGAGCTTCTTCATCGCGTGCATCATCTCCATCACGCCTTTCCGGGCGTCCACGCGGCCGTGGTACAGCAGCACGGGCGTGGGGCTCAGGGCGCCAATCGCCGACTCGTCGCGCGGGTGGAAGCGCCGGGTGTCGGTGGCGCCGGGGACGATGGTGAAGCGGTCCATGCCCGTGCCGTGGTGGCCCTTCACCTCCTCGGCGAAGGACTGGCTGCCGATGAGCAGCGCGCCCGAGTGGCCGAGCACCGCCAGCATGGCCTGCTTGTGGGTGGCGCAGCAGGTGCCCACCCAGTGGCCGTCACCGCCCTGGATGGAGACCACGTTGGGCAGTCCCAGCCGCCGGCTCGCCTCCAGCGCCGCCAGGCCGCACGGATAGCCGTACTGGGCGTGGATGAGATCGAAGGGCCGCAGGCGGTGCTCGCGCTCGATGATGGCGACCATGTCCTCCACGTCCTGCTCGAAGCTGGCGGGCAGGCCGTCGTTGACGCGCTGCTCGCCCAGTGCCTCGCGACCGAGCACCTTGGCGCCGTTCACCTCGGGCGGAGGGCCCCCGCCGTACACCGAGGCGCCCGCCTGATCGTTGCGGTACTGGCTCACCATGGTGACGTCGTGGCCACAGGAGACCAGCTCCTGCACCAGGTTGAGGGCATAGACGCTCATGCCGGAGATGGCGGGAAAGAAGCGCCGGGAAATGAAACACACGCGCAGCGGATTCGGGCTCAAGGCGAGGCCTCCAGTTGAGAAGGAAGGTGGGCCCGCAACCACTCCAGGGCCTGGGGCACCATGGTGTGGGCGCGGTGTGCATCCCGGGACAGCTCCACGCACACGAGCCGGCGGTAGCCGATGTCCTGGAGCGCCTGGAGCACCGAGGGCATGTCGAGGTCTCCCTCGCCGAAGGGCAGGTGCTCGTGCACGCCGCGCTTCATGTCCTCCACGGCCACGGTGCCCAGCACCGGTGCCAGCTCGCGCACGGCGTCCGCGGCCCCGCGCTCCTGGGTCACCAGGAGGTGGCCCACGTCCAGGGCGATCTTGATGGGCGCGGCGCCCAGGGCGATGACGTCGTGCTGCAGCCGCAGCCAGTCATCCACCGTCTCCACGCGCATGCCGGGCTCGGCCTCCACCGCCGCCACCACGCCGCGCGAGGCCGCGTAGTCGGACAGCCGGGCCACCCCCTCCACGAGCCACTCCCACGACTGCGTGGGGTCCACGCCCGCCTGGGGCACGCCGCCCCAGAAGGACACCGCCTCGCCGCGGCAGGTGGCGCAGATGTCCACCGCCCGGCGCAGGAAGTCGAGCCGACGCTCGCGGCCCACGGCATCCGGGGTGACGAGCGTGGGCTCGTGCTTGGCGCGGGGGTCGAGCAGGAAGCGCGCCCCCGTCTCCACCACCACGTCCAGGCCGAGCCGGTCGAGCAGCCCCGCCAGGGCCCCCGCGCGCCGCTCCAGGTCGGGCGCGAAGGGATCGAAGTGGTGATGGTCCAGGGTGAGGGCCACGCCGTCGTAGCCGCAGTCGGCGATGAGCCGCAGGGCGTCCTCGAAGCGGTGGTTGGACACCCCGTTGGTGTTGTAGGCGAAACGCAGCGTCATGACTCAGGCTCCTCCAAACTTCTTGCGGTCGCGCATCAGCACCTGCACGGCGTGACGCTCGGGCTCGCGGTAGAGCGCGTACAGGCGGCCCACGCGCTTTTCCGCCTCCTGCACGTTGAACCAGGCGGGCCCGCCCAGCCGGGCCTCGGCGGCGGGGGTGAGGCGCACGGGCCTGGCGCCCTCGGGCGGCGCGCCCACGCCCGCGAGCCTCCGCTCGCCCCGCTGCATCAGCTTGGCCACGTTGCGCTCGCCGATGCGGTCGTACGTCATCGTCTCCACCTCGAGCCCGGGCACCACCACCTTCACGGAGTGCAGGGCGTGGCCCTCGGGCGACAGGTCCGCCACGAGGATGTCGAAGCCCGACCCGGTCAGCAGGCGCACCACCTGCTCGAGCCGCTCGGTGGGATCCAGGGTGACCTGGACCTGGGGCAGGTCATTGAAGCGCACCGAGCGCTCGTGCTTGAGCGTGACGGCCGTCAGGGCGCGCAGGGCGGGCGCGGACATCTGCGCCCAGTCGAGCATGTCGCGCAGGGCCCGGTTCTCCTCCGTGCCCAGGCTCTTCTCCACCTCGGGCAGCACCTTGCGGAGGTACTCGGGCGGGACCACGCCCTTGAGCGCGGCGAGGGGGCCATGGCCGAAGGCCTTGCGGGTGCGCGAGCCGGCGTACTCCAGCAGCGCCTTGCGCAGGGCCCGGTCCCGGTCGGGGTCGGCCGCCTCGCCGCAGGCCGTCACCATGAGCGGCTGGTGGTCCGCGTGCAGGTCCCGGCCCACCACGTAGACACTCACCAGGCCGAAGTCGGTGCTGGCCAGCTTGGCCATGATCTCGATGCCCGCGCGGCGGTAGAGCTCCAGCACCTCACGCACCTCGGGCGACACGTCCGCGCCCTCCAGGTCGATGACGACGCCCTGGTCCAGGGCGCGGTAGCCCACGCAGTTGCCGTCGCGCTGCAGCAGCTCGAGGATGCCGTGGACGATGGCCCGGTCCCGCGTGAGGCCCGCGCCCTGGCCATTGGTGATGGGGCGGATGAGGGGCGTGCGGCCCTGCTGGAGCTGCCCGGGATCCGTGGCGATGTACTCCTCGGGCACGAGCACCCGCTCGCCCGTGGTCAGGCGCGTCGTCTCCACCCAGGTGAGCGTCATGTCCGGGTGGTAGGGGCTGCCCGCGGGCAGACACAGCGTGAGGGGGTCGGCCACCCCCGAGGCCCCGCGCTCGCGCACCATCTGGTGGTAGCTGCCCGTGAAGCGCGGGAGCGTGGGCACGAACCGGGCGGCGGACACCTCCTCGGCCAGCTCGCCCAGGGAGCTGACCGCGGCCTCGTCCTCGGTGGCGCCGTAGCCACTGGCGGGAATCCACTGGCCGTCCTCCATCTGGAGGGCGCTCACCACCGAGGGGATGCCCAGGCGGTCCAGGGCATCGTTGCGGAAGATCATCACCTCACCGGGGGGCATGGCTCGGAGATACGCGTCACGGATGTCCTTGAAGTTCATGATGAAGGCTCCTGGTGAGGTGTGGGATCGAAGGTGGGTGAGGCTCAGCCCAGGCCGCCGCCGAAGCGGGGCTGGCGCAGGAGCAGCTGGGCGGCGTGGCGCTCGGGCTCGCGGTAGAGCGAGTACAGGCGGCCCACGAGCTGCTCGGCCAGGCGCGTGTTGAACCAGACCGGGCCGCCCAGGCGCTCCTCGGCCTCGGGCGTGAGGAGCACGGGCCGGGCGCCCTCGGGCGCCTTGCCGTGGCCCGCGAGCGGATCCTCGCGCGCGAGCAGCTTGGCGATGCCGCGCTCGCCGATGCGGTGGTAGCTCATGCTCTCCACCTCCAGGCCGGGGACGATGACCTTGACCGAGTGCACCGAGTGGTCCGAGGGCGACAGGTCCGCCACGAGGATGTCGAAGCCCGCCTGGGTGAGCTTGTTGACGAGCAGGGCGGCGCGGTCCTTGGCGTCCCCGAGCGGGCCGCTGGTGGGCAGGTCGGTGAAGGGCACACGGCGCTTCTCGCTGAGCACCGGCTTCTCGATGAGCGCGCGCATCTGGGGCGCGCTGAGCCGGGCCCAGAAGGCCATGGCGTGCAGGGCGCGGGGCTCCTCGTCCTCCAGCTTGATGTAGGGCAGGAAGCGGTCGAAGTAGCCCGGCGGCACGATGCGCGCGGCCAGCTCCAGCGGGCCGTTGGCGAACGCCTTGCGGGTGCGCGAGCCGGCGTACTCCAAGAGCGCCTTGCGCAGCGCGCGCTCGCGGTCCAGGTCCGCCGCCTCGCCGCAGGCGGTGAGCGCCATGGGCTGATCATTGAGGTACGGGTCGCGCCCCACCACGTAGACGCTCACCAGGCCGAAATCGGTGCTGGCCAGCTTGGGAATCACCTCGATGCCCAGGGACTGGTAGCGCGCGAGCAGGTCACGCACGTCGTGGCCGAGCGGGGCGTTGGTCAGGTCCAGCACCACGCCCTGGTCGAGCGCGCGGAACTGCAGGCCGTTGCCATCGCGCTGGAGCAGCTCGAGGATGCCGTGGGCGAGCGCCTGCTCCTGGGTGAGGCCCGCGCCCTGGCCGTTGGTGATGGGCGTGATGAGGGGCGAGCGACCGCGCAGCTCGCCGCCCCAGGTGGCCACCCACTCCTCGGGGATGAGCACGCGCTCGCCGGTGAGCAGGCGCTTCACCGTCACCCAGGTGAGCGGCATGTCCGCGTCGTAGTGGCTGCCCGCCGTGAGGCACAGGCGCAGGGGGTTCATCACCGCGGACTCGCCGTGGTGGCGCACCAGCTCGTTGTAGCTGCCGGTCACGCGCGGGTGGGCGCGCAGCGCGGCGTCGGTGAAGACGGCCTCGGCCATCTCGCCCAGGGCGCCCACCTCGGCTTCCTCCAGCGTGGCGCCGTAGCCGTGGGTGGCGAATTGGGTGCCCGTCTTCAACCGGAGGCTGGCCGCCACGGCGGGGACGCCTACCCGATCGATGGGATCCTCCCGGAACATCTCCAGCTCTCCCGGGGGGAAAGCACTGCGGTAGGCCTCGCGCGCTTCAACCAGACTCTGCTTCTTGCTCATGACGACAACTCCTCCAACGCAATGGCGTTCGTATGCGGCATGCCCGAAAGCAGCCGATCGAACAGGGCGAGCGCGTGTTCACGCGTCACTCCGCGCGCGAACTCAAATGGCGTGAACACGTTCTCGAACGGCAACTGCTCGAAGACCTCCCGATAGCGACGCAGCTCCGCGTGACTGAGCGGAATGGCGTAATGAAATCCCTTGTGACACGACAGGCCCACGGGCTGGCCCCTCGGGCCCAGCTCCACCTTGAGCGCGTCGCCGCTGAAGAGCGAGCGCGTGCGGGCGTCGTACATGACGCTGTGGCCCTCGTAGTGGCCGTTCACGTGGTGCAGCGTCAGGTCCGGGGCGAGCGTGTGCTCGTCATCCACGGGCCAGCGCACTTTGAAGGCCTTGGTATAGGACAGGGCATCGCGGTGCAGCACCAGCAGCGGATCGAAGCGCTCCTGGAGCTGCCACAGCGCGCCGAAGCCGTGCACGTGCGAGGAGGACAGCCAGCGGATGCCCCCCAGGGACGCGATGTGCTCGAGCGCCGGGCGCGTGTACCAGGGCGCGCCCTCGAAGGCCACGTTGCCCTCGGGCCGCGTGAGCAGCCAGCCCGTGCCACCCAGGCCGAAGCCGGGCGTGCAGCTGAAGCCGAGCACGCCGGGCAGGGCCTCGCTCCAGGTCGTCTGGAGCTGCTCGGACACGCGCGCGGCGGAGCGGAAGTCCCAGCCGTTCTCGGGCAGGGCGTTGCGCACGTCCATGCAGGTGGGGCAGTGCGGGGGCGGCTCGTGCGCGAACCACGGCTGCCAGGTGCCACAGTTGGCGCAGGCGTAGCGGACTAGCGGCACGACATGTCCCCCCAGGTGCGCGGATCGCACGAGCGCTCGAGCAGGCCGAGCAGCCGCAGGTCCCGCTCGGGCGCGAACGGATAGGTCCGGCCCTCCAGCACGGCGGAGGAGAAGGCCTCCACCTGGTTGAGGAAGGGGCTGCGGTCCTCCTCGGGCGACAGCTCCACGGGCCGCTCGGCGCCGGTGGCCGCGTCGGTGAGCGTCAGCGTGCCCCCGGGCGTCTGGCCCATGGTCTTGTAGGCGAGCGCGCGCGCCTGGGTTCCGATGATCTCCAGGGTGCGGCGCGGGTAGTTGTCCGGGCAGTTGTAGGCCACCTGGAGCATGCCGAGGATGCCGCTCTTCATGCGGCCCACGAGCACGGCGCCATCATCCACGGCGTAGTCGTGCACGCGCCGCTGCTGCACGGCGATGAGCGACTCCCACTCGTCGCCGAGCAGCACCTCGAGCAGGTCGATGCCGTGGGGCGCCAGGTCGATCATCGCGCCGCCGCCGGCCTGGCGCGGGTCGATGCGCCAGTTGTTGGCCGTCCAGTCGCGCGGCGTCCAGCAGGCGTAGTGGATGCGCGCCTGGGTGACGGTGCCCAGGGCGCCCTCGTGGATGAGGGTGCGCAGCTTGCGGTGGGCCGCGTGGTGGCGCTGGTCGAAGGCGGTGGCGTACATCACGCCCGCGCGCTTGCACGCCTCCACCATGCGCACGCCATCCTCCAGGCGCGTGGCCATGGGCTTCTCGCAGAAGACGTGCTTGCCCGCGGCGGCGCACGCCTCCGTGAGGGCGGCGTGCGCGTGGTTGGGCGTGGCGATGTAGACCGCCTGGACGTCGGGGTCCTGCAGCACCTGGCGCAGCTCGGTGTGCCGGAGCACCTCGTCGCCGGGCATGCGCGCGAGGGCCTCGGCATCCAGATCACACAGCGCCACGAGCCGGGCATTGCCCGCCTGCAACACCGCGGGGGCCACGTAGTCCCGGGCCACCCATCCACACCCCACGATGGCCCACCCGAGCCGGCGTGAGCGAGGCAATGCACAAATCATCGGACTTCCCCTCCCCTCGGTACTGCTGAACGGATTGCTGGCGCGGCCAGGCGGCTAGTGGATGAGACCCGCGGCGGCGAGCACCGCGTTCTCGTAGGCCTGCATGGGGCCTTCGTGGATGAGGTCCAGGTCCACCATCGCCTGGCGCAGGGTGAAGCCCGCGGCGCGTGCATGCGCGTCCATCTCCAGCACCCGGTCCATCGCGTCGGCGGCGTGAAAGGCGCGCGCCTCCGGGCTGTCCGTGTGCGGCAGGATCTTCCTCGCCTCGCGCACGAGGGCGGCGAGGCCCTCGGGCAGCGTGGCGAGCACGTCCTCGGTGACGCGGGCCATGAGCGGCGCCGCGTCCTCTCCGAGCAGCCGGTCGCCGTAGTCCCCCGCGTCGGGCAGCACCACGTTGAAGAAGTGGTGGCTCAACGCGGCCACGAAGGGGATGGCCGGGTCCGCGCCGAAGAGCGGGGAGACGAGCACCGACGCCACGGCCACCACGTAGCAGTGGTCGGCGTGGCTCTCCGCGGGCAGGAGCACCACGCGCGGCGTGTTGGCGCGCGTGGGTCCGGCCCGGGGTTGACGCACCAGCCGCTCGACGAAGGCGGGCGGCTGGATTTGCCCCGGGACCGGCAGTCCGGCGAGCGCCGTGTGCAGGCGCTCGCGCAGCTCCCGGTCCAGGGGCTCCGCCGCGGCGTCCAGGCCCCGGCGGAGGACTTTCACGGCGCGCTCGTGCGGCATGCCGGCCCGGGACAGCACGTCCAGGTCGATGCCCCCCAACCGGATGCCGGTCAGGGCGAGCGCCGCTTCCCGCAGCGCCAGGGTGTCCGGATGCACGCCTGACACCAGGGCCGCCCAGGCCCGGCGGAAGCCATGGGCCGCCAGTCCCTCCGGTTGATCCGGTGTCCGCACCCGCTTGAGGTCCATCAGCTCGCCCACCAGGGGGCGAAGCCCGGCCAGGCGGCCGGGGACCGCGGTGATTCCCTGCGCAGTGTCCTTCATGGCCTAGCCCCGGATGCGCTCGCCGCCGCCGGTGGTCTGCACGCTCTCCTTGCCCAGCCAGCTCATCAGCCGGCGCTGCTGCTCGGGCACGGCGTGCTCGGGCGTGCCGCCGTTGCGCGTCATGGGCGCCTTGAAGAAGCAGCCCAGCTCCTCGATGACGCCCGCCTCCCCGCGGCGCTTGGCCAGGTCCAGCGTGCGCGCCAGCTCCACCACCAGCGGCGCGGCGAGGATGGAGTCCTTGCAGAGGAAGTTGATCTTCAGCTGCATGGGCTGACCGCAGAAGCCGATGACGTCGATGTTGTCCCAGGCCTCCTTGTTGTCACCGCGCGGCCGGTAGTACTGGATCTGCACGATGTGATCCTGGACCTTGTAGCCGAGGATGCTGTCGAGCACGGCGCCCTTGGTGTCGATCTTCGACGCCTTGGAGGCCGGATCGTTGAGCGCCTCGCCGTCGCGGTTGCCCAGGATGTTGGTGGAGTACCAGCCGTCCACGTACAGCGCGCGGTCGCGCAGGGCCGGGGCGAGCACCGTCTTGAGCAGCGTCTGGCCCGTCTTGCCGTCCTTGCCCGCCACGGGCGAGCCGTTGCGGCGCGCCAGCTCCAGGATGGCCGGCACGTCCGCGGCCACGCTGGGCGTGAAGTTGGCGAAGGGGATGCCCGTGGTCACCGCCGCGTAGGCATAGAGCATGGCGGGGCTGATGTTCGGATCGTTCGCGTCGAGCGCCGTGTCGAAGGCCTCGGGCGTGGCGAACTGGGGCAGGGCGAGGTTCACCGGCCGCTCGGTGGAGGCGACGTTCACCATCACCACCCGGTCGAGCTTCTGGTCCTGCTTGAAGCGCACCAGGTCCTCGAGGATGCCGTTGACCTGGTCGCGCAGGTCCTTGGCCTTCTTGGTGGAGCTGCCCACCACGTTCTTGCAGAAGTTGGTGTTGGACGAGGCCGTCCACGGCCGCATCTTGCCGAGGATGGGGCCCACCGCGGCGAGCTGGGTCTCGTTGAGCACGCCGTGGTTGCGCGCCGCCTTCGCCAGATCGTCGTCGTACAGGTCCCACCCGCCGAAGACCAGGTCCCCGTAGTCCGCCAGCCCCACGCCCCGCACCCCCGCCAGCGGAAGGCCCTTGGTGTCCGTCAGCCCCCGCTTGAGGAGCTCCATGCCCGCCACCGCGGTCGTCGCCACCGCGCCACCCAGACCCACCAACGCGACACCCAGACGCTCCGTCCCTGCCATGTGACTACCCCTTGTTGTGAAGGCCATTGCCCTGTGGACCCATGACGACTCCGGGTCGGATTGGGCTCGCACGCCCCAGCTCCAGGGCTGCGCGAGCCTTCCGATTCATCCGGGGCTCCCACGAGTTCATGCAATGAATTGCCATGAAAGCCGTCCCTCACAACCCCCATAAGGGCATACATCCCCGGCGAGGGAGGCCAACGTCTCGTACGAGAAAGGCCGCCTGGGGCGTGTCGCGTGAAGCACAGGGACAAGGTCCCCTGGCCGACAGGATGTCTGGGTTTATCGGCCGACGAGAGTCGGGGTCGGAACCGACCGCGACCCCAGGGCAGGCCTTCCGGCGTCTCGACCCGTGAGAAACGGGGTCGGAGTGGACCCCGATTCTCCGAGGAGAATCACCCTTTCTCGGGGCGTGAGAGGTGGGGTTGGAAGTGACCGCCACGCCGGGTCCGGGTGGAATGCCTTTCATCGAAAAAAGGGCGGCGGAGCGGGGTCGAAAACACCCCGCTCCGCCGCCCGATGTCTG includes:
- a CDS encoding MBL fold metallo-hydrolase, encoding MPLVRYACANCGTWQPWFAHEPPPHCPTCMDVRNALPENGWDFRSAARVSEQLQTTWSEALPGVLGFSCTPGFGLGGTGWLLTRPEGNVAFEGAPWYTRPALEHIASLGGIRWLSSSHVHGFGALWQLQERFDPLLVLHRDALSYTKAFKVRWPVDDEHTLAPDLTLHHVNGHYEGHSVMYDARTRSLFSGDALKVELGPRGQPVGLSCHKGFHYAIPLSHAELRRYREVFEQLPFENVFTPFEFARGVTREHALALFDRLLSGMPHTNAIALEELSS
- a CDS encoding inositol-3-phosphate synthase — its product is MAGTERLGVALVGLGGAVATTAVAGMELLKRGLTDTKGLPLAGVRGVGLADYGDLVFGGWDLYDDDLAKAARNHGVLNETQLAAVGPILGKMRPWTASSNTNFCKNVVGSSTKKAKDLRDQVNGILEDLVRFKQDQKLDRVVMVNVASTERPVNLALPQFATPEAFDTALDANDPNISPAMLYAYAAVTTGIPFANFTPSVAADVPAILELARRNGSPVAGKDGKTGQTLLKTVLAPALRDRALYVDGWYSTNILGNRDGEALNDPASKASKIDTKGAVLDSILGYKVQDHIVQIQYYRPRGDNKEAWDNIDVIGFCGQPMQLKINFLCKDSILAAPLVVELARTLDLAKRRGEAGVIEELGCFFKAPMTRNGGTPEHAVPEQQRRLMSWLGKESVQTTGGGERIRG
- a CDS encoding HD domain-containing protein, whose translation is MKDTAQGITAVPGRLAGLRPLVGELMDLKRVRTPDQPEGLAAHGFRRAWAALVSGVHPDTLALREAALALTGIRLGGIDLDVLSRAGMPHERAVKVLRRGLDAAAEPLDRELRERLHTALAGLPVPGQIQPPAFVERLVRQPRAGPTRANTPRVVLLPAESHADHCYVVAVASVLVSPLFGADPAIPFVAALSHHFFNVVLPDAGDYGDRLLGEDAAPLMARVTEDVLATLPEGLAALVREARKILPHTDSPEARAFHAADAMDRVLEMDAHARAAGFTLRQAMVDLDLIHEGPMQAYENAVLAAAGLIH
- a CDS encoding Gfo/Idh/MocA family protein; amino-acid sequence: MPRSRRLGWAIVGCGWVARDYVAPAVLQAGNARLVALCDLDAEALARMPGDEVLRHTELRQVLQDPDVQAVYIATPNHAHAALTEACAAAGKHVFCEKPMATRLEDGVRMVEACKRAGVMYATAFDQRHHAAHRKLRTLIHEGALGTVTQARIHYACWTPRDWTANNWRIDPRQAGGGAMIDLAPHGIDLLEVLLGDEWESLIAVQQRRVHDYAVDDGAVLVGRMKSGILGMLQVAYNCPDNYPRRTLEIIGTQARALAYKTMGQTPGGTLTLTDAATGAERPVELSPEEDRSPFLNQVEAFSSAVLEGRTYPFAPERDLRLLGLLERSCDPRTWGDMSCR